From Corynebacterium pseudotuberculosis:
CTGAAGCGAAGCAACGCGAAAAACTCGAGAATAGCGTTAAGGTAACGCAGCAGCAGTCGGAACCTGCAGGAGACATTGCGAGCGTTGAGATTCCTCGGCTTCGCAAAGAACTAAATGCACTGGTTTCAGTAACGGCTTCACGTACTGGCAGACCCCATGGAGCTATTCACACTGAAGTGAGGAAAAAATGTGGTGGTCCTCCTACCGCAATGTGCTCGGCCGAACAGCTTCAGACGCGTATCGACTATTTGCGGCGCTGGTAAAAATCAGGTGAGCCACGTAGCTATTCCTCCGAATGTTACGAACTTCTAACTTTAATTGAAAAAGAAACACTATTATTGCGAAAATAATTGCTCCGATAGGCATAATAGAGTTTACAAGTATGCCCATTTACGCGGAAGGACGTTATGACCACTCCGAAGAACCCTTATGGCAACAATGAAAATGATTTTGGTAGCGGGTTATCGCAACCGAACTCAATGCCTGCATATCCTGGAACTGGGAATACAGAAGGGGCTTATGGCCAAGATTCCTTCAACGGAATGAGCTGTAACAATCAAGAATATGGTGCAGTAGTTCCGGTGAACAATACTATCGCTTATTGGGCGCTGGGTTTTGCTGTTGTTTCTATTCTTGCTGTTCTCAGCATTGTCGGCCTTGTTTTTGCTTTTATTCCAGCACTTATTGCTCTTGTTCTAGCAATTATTGCGTTGGTGAAAGCTCGTAAGATGCCTTTAGGTGCGAAAACGCATAAAGGTATGTCTATTGTCTCACTGGTTCTCAGCGTACTGGTTATCCTTGCTTCGCTGGTGGGCACTCTGATTCTAGGGGCTTTTGTTGTAGACACGGCGGGGAACTGCGTTAATCTTCCTCAAGAAGAGCAACAGAAGTGCATTGAGTCCGAGCTGAGCAAAAAGTTTAATAACTAAGTAAATGTGTGGGCCCCTCCCAACTGGGAGGGGCCCACACATTTACCTTGTAGCTATGACTAGTTAATCAAGGTAATCACGGAGAACCTGGGAACGCGAAGGGTGCCGTAGCTTGGACATAGTCTTAGACTCGATCTGGCGGATACGCTCACGGGTAACTCCATAAACCTGGCCGATCTCATCGAGAGTTCGGGGCATGCCATCGGTGAGGCCAAAACGGAGTTTGACCACGCCGGCTTCGCGCTCTGAGAGGGTGTGGAGAACATCCTGCAGCTGGTCTTGCAGTAACGTAAAGGAAACTGCGTCAACAGCGATAACTGCCTCGGAATCCTCGATAAAGTCACCAAGCTGACTGTCGCCTTCGTCGCCGATAGTCTGATCGAGAGAGATCGGTTCGCGCGCATATTGTTGGATCTCGAGAACCTTTTCCTCGGTGATATCCATTTCCTTGGCCAGCTCTTGCGGAGTGGGCTCGCGTCCCAAATCCTGGAGCAGCTCACGCTGGATTCTACCCAGCTTGTTGATGACCTCTACCATATGGACAGGAATACGGATGGTTCGGGCTTGATCTGCCATTGCGCGGGTAATGGCTTGTCGGATCCACCAGGTAGCATACGTGGAGAACTTGTATCCCTTGGTGTAATCGAACTTTTCCACTGCGCGGATAAGTCCAAGGTTGCCCTCTTGGATTAAGTCCAAGAAAGCCATACCGCGACCGGTATAACGCTTAGCTAAAGAAACCACGAGGCGCAGGTTGGCTTCTAACAAATGATTCTTAGCCTTACGCCCATCGCGAGCGATAGCGCGGAGATCGCGTTTAACTGCAGGCGTTAGCTTTGCTTCCTTATCGCCGTTGTTAAAAGCCTCTTCCATCTGCTCCATGCGGTAAGTGGCATAAAGACCCGCCTCAATACGCTTAGCTAGGGAGACTTCTTGCTCTGCATTAAGGAGAGCAACTTTACCGATCTGCTTCAGATAAGCGCGCACCGAGTCTGCAGAAGCTGTAAGCTCGGCATCTTTACGTGCCTGGCGTAATGCCGCGGACTCATCCTCGTCCCAGACAGAAGACCCCTCGTCTTCCTCGTCTTCCTCAGATTCCTCTGAGGTGTCTTCCTCATCGTCATCGTCGAGGACCGATACGAGGTCGTCTTCTTCATCATGAAGATCATCCTCTGCGTCACTGAGAGGATCGTAATCGTCGGCGTCGTCAGCTTCGAGATCATCTTCATCGGTAACTTCCAATTCAGGAGAAATCTCTACTGGCTCTTTGACCTTGGATGCACGTTGAGGTGCTTTCTTGGCTACCTTTTTAGCGGTTTTCTTAGCCGCTTTTTTCACGGGAGCAGAATCCTTCAACTCGACAGAATCCGGTTCGATGGATGACGCGGTGGAGGATTCAGCTTCAATACCGCCGACGGGACCCACTGTTGTGGATACCGGCTCAGCTTTGCGCGGAGCAGCTTTCCGAGCGACCTTGCGGGCCGTCTTCTTTGCCGCAACTTTCTTTGCCGTCTTCTTTACGGCAGGGACGGCTGCTTCACTGGCAGAAACGCCAGAGAGACTAGTGCCGTTAGCGCGTGCCGTTGCGGAAGATTCTGAATTATCAGTGGCTGCCACGTACGCCCTTTCGATTGGATGAGTGAGTTTCCTCGTAAAAAGATCTATGCCAACTAAGACTTGGAGAACAAAGTTGTCTTATCAGTCTAAGAGTGTTAGACCCGATGGAAGCTTTAACGTCAAAAACCTCATTATTGTTCCCCTGCCTAACATGTGCACTTGAATAAAGCGCAACAGGCGGAAGGACGCAGAGAGAACTGGAAGGTCGGACGAGGAAGTTCCCAGGCATTTTACTAATTACGACTTGGACAAAGCGCCATTATAAAACATTTAAGGAGATTGCGGGGGTTTGAGGGGGCGTTACTTGTAAAAAGCAACGGATTTTAGGAGTAACGTCCCCTCTAGAATTCGGTGAGTTTTGTGATGCGCTAAGGCCTGATATTTTGGTCTGCCGCCATTGCTGCTCCTACGATACCTGCGGTATTACGTAGTTTTGCAGGTATGACGGGCGTATCGATAGTGAGTTTGGGTACCCATTTATCAGCTTTGCGTGAGATACCACCGCCTACGATAAAAACGTCTGGCCAAAAAAGTCGTTCGTATTCGCTGAGGACTTTAGAAACGCGCTTGGCCCATTTGGAATAGCTCAACTCATCGCGATCTTTTGCTGCAGATGAAGCTAGATGCTCGGCTTCCTTTCCCTCTACGATCATGTGCCCTAACTCGGTGTTGGGGAATAAGACCCCGTTGATAAAGAAAGCGGAACCGATCCCAGTGCCTAGAGTGAGCAAAATGGCGGAACCACGTCGAGCTTGATCTTCTCCGAAGGCTACCTCGGCGATGCCCGCCGCATCGGCGTCGTTAAGCACTGCGATGTTACGCCCGCCCAGGGTCTTGGTAAATAATTTTTGAACATCAACATTGATCCATGATTGGTCAATGTTGGCGGCAGAAAGTGCTACTTGATTCCGGATTACGGAAGGCAGCGTTATTCCGACGGGTCCTTCCCATTCGGCCTCTGCAACAATGCGAGAAATCGTTTGGGCGACCGCTTCGGGGGTGGCAGGCTTGGGGGTTAAAATTTTGATCCGATCTCCGACAAAATCACCGGTATCCAGATCAACGCGGGCACCTTTAATCCCAGATCCGCCAACATCAATGCCAAAGCCAATTCGTGTCATGAACTTGAGCTTACTGAATGGCACGCGGCTACGAGCACAATTGCAGCTCATTTACGTTTCTAGCGATATAAATAACGTAAATATCACGATGGCGGACCGAAGCTAAAATGTATGGGAGACTTGTGTCCCCGTTTGGCCGTCGTACTGCATAATTTAAGGGAAGAAGTGAAAAGGCCGGGTAAATAGTTGTGGTTAAAGATGCCACTTTCTCGATTTAAGGACAGTTGAGCACCGTGTCAGATAATAGTATTCGCAATACAAATCCAGATTTGGCGCAAGAAGACCTACAAGAAGGGACTGCGTGTGCTTTAGTCGAACAAGCGATAGCCCTTTTGACCGCAGAACACGATACAGAGCCTAATAACGCGGTCAAGCTTGCTGGTGATGCTATCGCCATTGCTAATTGTGCTGCGGTAGCTATTAAAAGACAGGTTGCGCAGCTGGAGGATATTTCTAGTTTTGTGCAAACTAAGTCTTCACCTGTGGATCCAGTGACAATAGTGGATACGGAAGCAGAGCGAATTATCACTGAAGAAATTACTCGTCGGCGTCCGAGTGACGGCATTATCGGTGAGGAAGGTAGCGACGGGTATCTGTTAGTGGGGTGACCTGGATCGTTGACCCCATTGACGGTACCGTTAATTTTCTCTATGGAATTCCTCACTACGCGGTATCGGTGGCGGCTGCGATAGACGGCCAGGCCGTTGCCGGTGCAGTGGTGAACGTAGCCACTGGGCGTATGTATGCTGCTGCGGCAGGGGCGGGAGCAATTGCTACCGGTGAAGATGGTGATTGGTCGATTATCGGGATCCGCTATGTTAATGACTTAGCCACGGCGCTTGTAGCCACTGGGTTTTCTTATAAGGAGCAACGGCGAAAGAAACAAGCTGAGTTGCTCGTCCGTGTGCTACCTCAAGTACGTGATATCCGCAGGATGGGAAGCGCTGCTTTAGATCTGTGTTCCGTGGCCGAGGGGAAAATCGACGCTTATTTTGAGCACGGGCTTAATTCTTGGGACTACGCTGCTGGGGCGTTGATCGCAACTGAGGCGGGTGCTGTTGCCCGAATCCCTGCGCTTTCTACACCGGGAGCTTCGGGGGAAATCTTGTGGGTGTCGTCTCCTAATATTTCGATGGAGTTAGAAAAGGTTCTTACCTCATATAACGTGCAAAATTGAGAAAACTGAATTGATGGATTCAATCCTTTGAAGTTACCCCCGTTGGGGAGGTCGGTGGAAGCGAAGTGACAATCTCAGGTTTGTGCCTTAATATGCGCGTCGATAGATGCCACACAGTAGTTCGGGCATGGGCAGGCACAACAACGCCGCTGGCGCGATGACTGTTCTGCAATTTACTTCAGGAAGCGAGACACATGGCGACTGACTACGACGCACCCCGACGTCGAGAAGAAGACGAGATTGAGACTGACTCCTTAGAGGGGCTAAAAGCCGCGGAGTCAACTAAGAATGATATTGACGATGACGGTGAGATTGTCGAACCTTTTGAGCTTCCCACGGTAGACCTTTCGGGCGAAGAACTGAACGTTACCGTGATTCCTCGTCGTTCTGACGAGTTCACTTGCTCCATTTGCTATTTGGTTCAACGCAATAATCGTATTGATCACATCGAAGAGGACGGCAGCGTGGTCTGCAAGGATTGCGCCTAATTGGGCATACTCGTCTTGCCATGCGCGCACCGCAGGTAATCCGATAGCGGGTAACTAACAGATGTGGACTTTGCGTGTTAATACACAAAGAGAAGGTCAGGAGCAGCGATAAAATGCCCTGACCTTCTCTCATAGCCTTGGTGGAACAGCTAATATCACGCGTTGGTAATTTGATGAGGTACAAAACTCCGGAGTAGCT
This genomic window contains:
- a CDS encoding RNA polymerase sigma factor, whose amino-acid sequence is MAATDNSESSATARANGTSLSGVSASEAAVPAVKKTAKKVAAKKTARKVARKAAPRKAEPVSTTVGPVGGIEAESSTASSIEPDSVELKDSAPVKKAAKKTAKKVAKKAPQRASKVKEPVEISPELEVTDEDDLEADDADDYDPLSDAEDDLHDEEDDLVSVLDDDDEEDTSEESEEDEEDEGSSVWDEDESAALRQARKDAELTASADSVRAYLKQIGKVALLNAEQEVSLAKRIEAGLYATYRMEQMEEAFNNGDKEAKLTPAVKRDLRAIARDGRKAKNHLLEANLRLVVSLAKRYTGRGMAFLDLIQEGNLGLIRAVEKFDYTKGYKFSTYATWWIRQAITRAMADQARTIRIPVHMVEVINKLGRIQRELLQDLGREPTPQELAKEMDITEEKVLEIQQYAREPISLDQTIGDEGDSQLGDFIEDSEAVIAVDAVSFTLLQDQLQDVLHTLSEREAGVVKLRFGLTDGMPRTLDEIGQVYGVTRERIRQIESKTMSKLRHPSRSQVLRDYLD
- a CDS encoding DUF4193 domain-containing protein, which produces MATDYDAPRRREEDEIETDSLEGLKAAESTKNDIDDDGEIVEPFELPTVDLSGEELNVTVIPRRSDEFTCSICYLVQRNNRIDHIEEDGSVVCKDCA
- a CDS encoding DUF4190 domain-containing protein, whose translation is MTTPKNPYGNNENDFGSGLSQPNSMPAYPGTGNTEGAYGQDSFNGMSCNNQEYGAVVPVNNTIAYWALGFAVVSILAVLSIVGLVFAFIPALIALVLAIIALVKARKMPLGAKTHKGMSIVSLVLSVLVILASLVGTLILGAFVVDTAGNCVNLPQEEQQKCIESELSKKFNN
- the ppgK gene encoding polyphosphate--glucose phosphotransferase — translated: MTRIGFGIDVGGSGIKGARVDLDTGDFVGDRIKILTPKPATPEAVAQTISRIVAEAEWEGPVGITLPSVIRNQVALSAANIDQSWINVDVQKLFTKTLGGRNIAVLNDADAAGIAEVAFGEDQARRGSAILLTLGTGIGSAFFINGVLFPNTELGHMIVEGKEAEHLASSAAKDRDELSYSKWAKRVSKVLSEYERLFWPDVFIVGGGISRKADKWVPKLTIDTPVIPAKLRNTAGIVGAAMAADQNIRP